A stretch of DNA from Leucobacter luti:
CAGCAGCGTGAAGCTCCACACGACAAACGCTCCCCAGTCGTGGCCGATGAAGGTCGCGCTCGTGTACCCGAAATAGTCGAGCAGGCCGCAGAGGTCGTCTGTCAGATGCTCAATGTCGTAACTGACGATTTCGTCTGGCGTGGACGAGTTGCCAAACCCGCGCTGGTTTGGGGCGATCACGTGATACCCCGCAGCGACAAGTGCCGGGATTTGATGGCGCCAGGTGAATGCGAGATCGGGCCAGCCGTGGCAGAGCACAATGGGGTTTCCCGTGTTCTCTCGGCCAGCCTCAAAGACTTCGAGGTCAACGCCATTCACGGAGATGATAGCGGGCTCAGGGAAGGGCAGTTCAGGTGTTGAGGTGTTCATATTTCCAAGGTAGTTCTCTAAACAGGTCATCTAGTGACCGGTTTTTCTGGAAGTATGAAAAACATGAAATCGGATCGCCTCGTCGCCATCCTCTTGATGCTGCAACGGCGTGAACAGGTCACCGCCGCGGAGGTCGCCAACGAACTGGAAGTTTCTGAACGCACTGCTCGTCGCGACCTGGACGCCCTCGGTATGGCCGGGATCCCCATCTATTCGATCCAAGGTCGTTCTGGCGGCTGGCGTCTCCTGGGCGGTGGGCGTACTGACCTGTCTGGCCTCACCGCGGGCGAGGCTCGCGCGCTGTTCCAGGCCGCAGGGCCAGCGGCAGCAGCGCAAGGTGCCGACTCTGAGGTGAAGGGAGCCCTGCGCAAGCTCGTCCGAGCCCTGCCTGAGACGTTTCGAACACAAGCCGAGGCAGCGGCGGCGTCCCTGATTGTGGATTCGCAGCCGTGGGGAGCGGCAACGGCGGCGAGCGCCCCACCGCCGTTCCTGGATATCCTCCAGGATGCCGTCATTCGGGGTGTGCAAGCGCAGCTTCGTTATGTCGACAGTGCGGGCAAGGAATCCGAGCGGACGGTTCATCCCCTGGGGCTGGTGGCCAAGGGTGCACGCTGGTATCTCGTTACTCACACTGAGACCGGCCGGCGTACTTTTCGCCTGGATCGCGTCAAGTCTGTGGCCCTCAGCGATGCCCCCGTTCATCGAACCGAGGACTTTGATCTCACGACAAGCTGGCGCGATCTCACCGCCGAAGCCGAACGCCACCGCACAGTCGTCGAGGTGCACGCCAATTGCGACCCCGCAGGGATCGGCTTCCTCCAGGCCGCAGTCGGAGACCAGCTCGAGATTGGCCCGGCTGCACGCGACGGTCGCGTACCCGTGGTGATTTATGCGCCGAGCGTGTATGGGATTGCCGGCCATCTCGCTGGACTGGTTGAGTGGCTCGAAATCACCAGCCCGCACACCGTGCGCACCCAATTGGCGGTGATCGGTGCGGGACTCACGAATCGATACACCGAGCGCCCCGGCGACACTCCCCCGGAGTCCGGTGTCGCTGATCGAAATCACGAGGGTCCTCCGCTGGCATCTGGGGCTGGGCCCGAGTCTGGGTCTGGGGCCTGAGCCTGGGTCGTGCCGGACCGACGTTTCGGCAGGCTCGGGCCCTATACGGTGGTGGACTCCGAGGCGAACGCAACACCTGCCCAGCAAGGAGTGCTCCGCACTCAGGATCGGGAGTGTCGAGCGCAGCGATATGAGGGGCCGCCTGCAGAGGACAGCGGTGCTGAGGGCTGCGGTGCCGTTCAGGGGCGGAAGCACGTCGCAAGCACATCGCCAGCTTCTCCTTCCGTCACTTTCCCGCTGCCAGCACACATGACCAGACCTTCCCGCGCTCTGCAAGAATGTCTCAACGAGAGAAACGGAAGCCGGCTGACGTGTTCAAATTCTTAGAAAACAACTTGTATGTCGAACGTCAAGGGGTGGTCTTCACCCTGTCTTTCATTGGCTACATCATCTGCATTGTGGGGATCCTGTCTCATCTCGGCAACGTGAGTATGTCGTTCGCTGGGGATGGGGCACAGGAAGCAGTGACGTTTTGGATGGTGCTCATTGCGCTCATCGCCTTGGTGCAGCTGGTTCTGGGCCTCATTGTCCTCTGCGTGCAGATCAAAGACCGCGAACGGGTCCTCGTATTCTCTGTCCTCAACACTCTTCTTGGACTCGTGGTCTTTGGGTACTGTGCCATCACCCCCATAGTGTTGTTCATCGGATAGCAGCCGCCACCGGACAGCCGCCAACAACGCGTGAGCCTCGCTCTGGGAACTCTCCGGGAGCGGGGCTTTGTGTTGGGGCCGCGTGAAACCGGAGGACCTCGCGAGTGTGCGAGAGTCGAAGCCGATTTCGCTGATCAAAGCTCCACCTAGAGCTGCGTGATCGATTGACGATGAGCACCACCACCACCGCAGCAGGTTCGCTTGAATACGTCGATCCCCAAAGCCTCGTCGTTGAGCGGGACAACCGAACGCAGGTGTAGCTAGTAGACAGGTTCCTTGCAAGCATTGAGGACGTGGAGATCCTCAACCCGTTCCTTGCGAACCGTGCCGCTGACGGTACCGTGCACGTGGGCGCAGGACAGGGCCGGATCGCGCGGCACGGCAGCTGCAGCACGTCTCTCGCTGGGGAAGTGAGCGCATCGAGCGACGGCGTCGCAGGCAGGCGTGCCCGCGGCTTTGCCGCTGATCGAGCACAAGACCAGCTTCAATGCACCGCTCAGTTTCGCTGCCCGGTCACACAGCAATCTCAGCGTGCATCTGGGCCAGCGGTGAGCGCGAATACCCCGGGGTGGGCCACGGTTCGGCCCCACTGAACTGTAGTACCACCTATTTGGGCACCCAAGAACGATGCTTCTTGAGCGTGTTTTTTCTAGCATGGAGGCATGCGCATCTTCCGTCGCTTACACGTTCAGCCATATACATTGACTCCGTGGCTCAGACGTCCAGCAGCCTCCACCATGCGGCTCTCAGGCGCCTGTCTTGTGCTGCTCGCGCTCGGAATGATGTGGTCAGCCCGGATCACCTTCGCCGGTGATACTTACGTCAGTGGCCTGGGCGCGCATGGCGAAATCACGGCCTCCGCTTTTAACACGTCTCTCGGAATGGTGGCCGCGGGCGGAGCACTGAGCGCGGTGGGGCTCTGGGGGCTCACCTCCTGGCGCGGAAGACTCGGCGGCTTACCTCTTGGAGCGACCTTGCTCATCACCAGTGCGATGTTCGCTGTCGCTGCGAGTGTCCCGTGCAGCACAGGCTGCCCGCTGCCCCTGAGCCAGGGGGCAGAAATACAAGATCTCATTCATACTTCGGCCGCTGTCCTCGGATTCGCGCTCGCAGGGATAGCGATCCTGCAGACACTTGGAATCGGACGTCGGTACACGCTGATCGCTGCGCCCAGCATCGTGCTCGTTATCCTTGCTTCCGTCACCGGAGGGCTGCTGTCCCTCGCAGGGAGCACGACCGCACTCGGGGGCTGGTTGGAGCTAATCGCCGCGAGCGCTGCACTCTTCTGGCTCGCGAGTGTCGCTGTGCTCACACAGTTTCAAGCCATGGATCAGAGGGCGTGATTTGATCGTGTCATGGTGCTCCTGAAACTCCGGGTGTGGGTTGCGTCACAATCCAGAAAGGGCATCGCCGTGCTCGCTGCAGGCTCTCGCATCTGAGGTGTCGTGACGGCGCTCAGCGCTCGCCCGATTTCAGCTACTTCAGTGGCCCGTGCCGATGCCCTGGATTTCTGATCTCTGCAGGATCGTGGATCTCAATCCACTCGACCGATTGAGGAGTGCCGGACTGCACTCGCGCGCCGCATCGTGGTGATCCAATCGTTGTGAGGGGCGAAGACGCTCAGGGAATCGTTCTGGCCACGAACGGAAGGCGCACTGCGCGATGAAAGGTTGCGGGCACGCACCGCTCGTTCGAGCTGAGAGGGGAACCCGATTGCACGAACGAAGGCGGCGAATTCGGGAGAATCTCCGTTGGTGTATTGCGAGCCCCTTCGGCTGCCGAGACGGTTACTCAGACCCCAAAACGTTCACACGACGTATCCATTTCATGCGTCTCGCAGCTTCCACACTCGGTGAGCCGCGGAACACCCAAGGTCGCTGAGTATGGACTCATGCATTCTTACGGATTGGTGCACTAGCTGACAAGATCCTGGCCTGTGTCTCTCAACCTGAGGAAAGGTCCGAGTGCGACGTCAAGCGCTTGCACGCTGCATCCGATCCGCGCACACGCTCATAGTTCACTGCCGCACTCTCAGCCAACGATCGATTACTTCCTCAGCGACCACACCATCACCCGTGCCGAATGGAACACGCCATGACGACTTCAGGCACCGACGGCACTCCCGGAGGGCGCACGTGAACCTTGCGAAGTCTCATACATTACTTCTGGACCCTGCTGTTCGAGCTCGGCTATGAGCCCCACCGGTGGGTTCGGATCGGAGGCCTCGATCGCATCTCCACCGGTGTCAGATTGAGGAACCACTTCGGCCCCTACGAGTACGAGACCACCGTTCGCAGCACCACGACAACTGGGCGCATCGAGAAGCTTCATGCATGATTCGACCCTGCCTCTCAAACGATCGCGCCACCCAATGAGCCGCAACAAATACCGACCAGTACCGTGCGACCACAGTCGTCCAAGAAATGACCCGCACGGGAATTGAACCGACCTAGATTCTGTGCGCGCTTGAGCCACGTGTCGGTGTGCCGCCAAGCGTGTCGGCGTCGGAAGACTTGGTGCGCACGTGCAACGAGGCGCACACCCGGAATGAGTTAGCGTCGTCTGTTGTATCTGCTGGCAGGGGCAGGGTTGGTCGTGATGCGTCGGACGACATACCCGGCGATCAAGCTGAGAATGATTGCGACCAGAGTGTCGCCTGTGACGAATGTGATGAACATCAGCATGTAGGTGATGCCAGCGCCAAAATTGGTGAAGTCGAGGGAAGCAATGCCTGTCCCTGAATCAGCTAATGCAGAGATCGTAGCGACGAAGCTTGGGGCGAGCGTATAGGCGATGGCGTATGCAATACCTGAGATGAGCGCCGCGAGGCCCACGATTTTAGGGCTGGGGCCGGGCCTTCTGAGGAGTGTTCCGAGAAGTGCCGCCATGATGAGTGCGGCGGGAATGATCGCCCAAATTGCAGCTCTCGGGGTGGAAACTACGGTGGCCATGCTCAGCGAGTAAGCCGTTTGTGCTGTTGCTGCGCCAATGAGTACCAGCACCACCAGACCCCTCGATTTTGAGGTGTGTGGTCGCGCGGTCCTGGTGGTGCTGACGCTCATGCTCATTCGCTCATAGTTTCCACTGACGGTGATTGTTGCAGGGACACGTGCCCAGGCGACGAGACAGAGGTGTCTACTGCACGAACAGGTGACAATCGTGTCAGGCAGCGAGCGCGACCTGCTTGTTCATGATGGCTTCGTATTCAATGGGCGTCAACCTACGAGGTCGTGCCTGCCGGCGGCGGTGGTCAGTGAGCTCGATCCGGGTCGCGACCGGGATCCGGAACTCATCTCGAGTGGCCCAACTTCGAAGGTTTGGGACAATGCGGCCCTCGGAGATCACCCCGGGGGCAACCCTTTCCTCTGGTTGAGCGGTGTAGCGGCTCGAGCTTCACCTCTTCCGGTGCGCTGGCCGATGTACCCGGGATCTTGCGCTTTCGCGTGATCACCATCGCGACGGCCGTTTCGCCGCCGGGGAACAGCACACCAACATCGATCGTGTTTCCGCACCCGAGGTGCGCTTCCGAGTAGACCCGGGTTGAACCATTGGCACCGTCTGTATCGGCACGAATTCGTGAGGGTTGGGCGCTCACAAGTCTGTACTGCGTCGAGTCCCCAGGCGACGGGTATCGGCTCGATGTTCTCTCGGAGAACAAAAGCGCCTCGTTGTTCACGGCGCAATGCGCTCGGTTACGGGCGACCGGAGGGAGGTGCCGCCCGCAACCGAGAGCTCAGTTTTGGCTACGTGCGCGCGAGACGAACAGCGACACCGCCTGCGATCAGGATGCCGAATGCAAGCAGCGCGAGGAACCAGGGAGCCTGCGAGCCTGTAGACGCGAGACCACCGGGGCCATTTGCCACTGATGTGGCTGAACCGGTCCCGTGGAGAGAGTCGGCTGGATTGATCGGGTTGGTCACCTCGCCCGGGACAGTCGGTTCAGTGGGATCGACGGGATCAGTGGGATCGACTGGGCCGATTTCGATGAGACCCGCATCCTGGTCGAGATTGCTCTCTACAGCCTCAATGACCCCGTCTTTCTCGGTCACTTCGAGTGCGATGCTGTCGGCAATGCCAGCTGTATTGGCCACAGAGTTGATGCTGGGATCGTTGCCGACCCCCTGTGTGGTGAAACCGAAACCTGCAGGCGCGATAAAACTGACGGTGTATTTCCCGGGCCGAAGACCATCAAAGCTGTATTTGCCGTGTGTGTCTGTCGTAGTTGAACGGTTGACTTTCGTGTCGCGATCATCATGCCCGTTGAGTTTCACGATCACGCCGGGTGCATTCTCCTCGTCGGAATCCTGTAGACCGTTGTGGTTTTTGTCGTACCAGACAAAGTCGCCGATGGATCCGGAGACTGCGGTGACGGGGACATCCTGGCTGCGTACAGGGAGCGTGAGCTGCTCGGCACGAGCGCCTGCATGGTTCGTCCACAGATCGCTTTGGCGTGATCCGACAGTGGTGAATGACACTTCGAACTGGTTCATTTCCCCGCTGCCGATCCCATCGACGTCGACTACCCGGACAGCAGTGGCGCCTGCTGGCTTCGATGAGCTCCACGTGGTGGATCCACCTGGCTGATTCGAGGCGTCGTTGGGATCGATACTGATGTTTGCAGGAGCTTCGTCGGTGTACAGAACTTTCGATCCCGGCGGAGCCGAGATTGCATTCAGTTCGAGCTTGCCGTGGAAATTGGATGCCGGGCCTCGACCGTCACCAAGGTAGGGGAAGACATCAATAATGTCGATGTTCGTCAATTCCTCAGATGATGTGTTGTGGTACTGGACATTCCACGTCACATTGTCGCCCGCGATGACCACAGCGGTGGGGGCTGTTTTGACAATGGCAAGTCCCTCCGACGCTTGGGTTGTAATGGCGCGTTCTTTGGAGCGAAGATTTGCTGCACTGGTATCGGCTGTGGAGACAACCTGAACCTTATTCGTCAAAACTCTGCCGGAATGCGACATGGGATCGACCAAGCCATCGAATGCGATTGGATCGATGGTCTGATTTGGTTCGATGCCAGTGTAGTTCCATCTCAGCGTGGTCGTACCGTCGGCGTTGTTGACGATCTCGTCGGGCTCGGCGCTGGCGTTGCCGGCGTAGCTCAGTCCAACGGGAAGTGTGTCTTCCACCGTGAACGGGTAGCGAGTGGCACTGTCAGTTGCCGCGGTCAGCGTAGGGGTAAGGAGATACCTGATGGGGGTCCCGGCTTGACCAAATTGCGTCGTGTCTCCGGGATTGGTGATGGTGCCGCCAATGTCAATGACTTGCTTATTTACACGGGCGATAGCTGGGGTAACGGTGAGGTAGTCAGCCTGGACGCCGTTGGCCTTATCCGAATCGCCAGTATCGAACACTCGATCGCCGGGATTCCCGCCAGGTGGTGTGACATCTGGTGACGCGAAACTCATGAAGTTTCGCAAGTAGGCGTCCTTGGGCGCGTCTTCCTTGGCGTACAAATTGATGTATAGCCCGTGTGCGTCTTTTGCGTCGAGGTCGAACTCCCAGCGCACTGCGTTGATCGCCGCCCGGCCTCCCGGGACATCATCCGGGTCCTCATACCAGGTCACACCTTGACCACTAAAGTTTTGAAGCTCTTCGGCATCAGTCAATCCATTTGATGCGTACTTCGTGGTTCCGCCTGGGATCACGTTCGCGACATTCCCTGAGGAGCGGACCCGCTGATAGGTGGCGTCAAAGGTATCGATAACCACGGTGCTCGTGGCGTCATTGTTTGAGTTGTTCTGAATGCCAACTTCGGAGACGAACTTGTCCCCAGGTGTAACATTTGGCCGGTTGTTCTTACCCGACGGGTTAAAGCCCGACCCAATGACTCCCGAGTAGTTCTTCCACCCGCCCAGCGTCGCGCCATCAGTGGCCGTGTAGTTCAGGTCGACAGTATTGTTCGCCAAGTTCTCCGCCGAATTGGGCTGCCCAGAGGCGGAGACGGGAGCGAACCCGCTGTACGTATTGCTCACCGGAATCGTGCGACCCGGCGCTGCTTGTGCTTCGGCATCGAGTTCCGCTTTCGGGATCCAGATGCGGAGATAATTTGAAATGATGATTTGTGTGTTGGCGGGGATCTGCCCGCCTCCGGCATTCTTCGAGGGCACGTGGTTCAGTGAAGAATCGAAGCCCGCGAGCGTGATCTCGATATTCTCACCCGGAGTGGGTTGGAATGCAGTGATGGTGCCGCCATTTGCGACCGAGGTGTCCGAACCGTTCGCGATGCCGCCTCGTGGGGCATTCCAGATCGGCGGTGCCTCTCCATTGGGCTTGTGAACGTTCGGTGCTGCCGCTGGTTGGCCGTCAGCGGTGAATAGCTTTGCACTCGGCGATTTCTTGCCGTTGACAAGTTTGGAGATGTCGTCCGTGAATGTGACTGTGTCAGTCAAACGTTCGGTGCCGAGATTGTTCGGGTACTCCGGGTGTTTGGGATCTACTGGCCCGGTCTGCACGACCATTGGGAACGTGTAGACGACGCCGGGGGTACCGTTCTCGTCGTCCTTGACCTTGACATCGGTGATGTAGCTGTCTTTCTTGCGCAGATCAAAAGCAGGGCGGGCCGAGACGCTGGTGGCACTTGAGTCGATACTCACCGAATCGCTGATGTTGTCCGCTTTGGCAGTGCCGCTGATCGCCACGGTGTCTGCGTTCACAAGGTCGTTCGTGACCTTGAGGACCACGGGCACAGAGATCGTCTCGTTTGTGAGGTCTCCAAGTGCGCACGTGAGAGTTCCACCGCTAATGCCCGAACCGCTCGCCAGGCACGCCTGCGGAAGCTGAACCCACTGCGTCCCTGCTGGGGCTTCGAGCGTGAACATCTCGTTGATCGCGGTGCCATTAAATGCGTTGACGGACACCTTGTACTCGATCGAATCGCCGGTGCGCACAATCCCGTTGGTCGCACTGTCATCCAGTCCCGGGCCGATGTCTCCTGCGTCGCTGAAGCTGCCCATCCCGTCGCGGTTCACGCTGATGTCCATATCGATGGATACCGCAAGCGCGGTGACGATGTCTTCGGGCCCCGCGTCCTCCGCTGTGTGATTCTCCGCGGCTGCCGGGTTCCTCGTGTTGGCCGAGCCGCTGTCACCGTCAGCAGAGTCGGGAATAGCTTCTTCAACACTTGTCGCCAGCGACACTGAGGCGTCGCCGGAGGTTGTGGCAGCCGCTTGAGGCACTGCGACACCCAACAGGGCTATACCAACAGCCAGTGCG
This window harbors:
- a CDS encoding SdrD B-like domain-containing protein, with the protein product MPQAAATTSGDASVSLATSVEEAIPDSADGDSGSANTRNPAAAENHTAEDAGPEDIVTALAVSIDMDISVNRDGMGSFSDAGDIGPGLDDSATNGIVRTGDSIEYKVSVNAFNGTAINEMFTLEAPAGTQWVQLPQACLASGSGISGGTLTCALGDLTNETISVPVVLKVTNDLVNADTVAISGTAKADNISDSVSIDSSATSVSARPAFDLRKKDSYITDVKVKDDENGTPGVVYTFPMVVQTGPVDPKHPEYPNNLGTERLTDTVTFTDDISKLVNGKKSPSAKLFTADGQPAAAPNVHKPNGEAPPIWNAPRGGIANGSDTSVANGGTITAFQPTPGENIEITLAGFDSSLNHVPSKNAGGGQIPANTQIIISNYLRIWIPKAELDAEAQAAPGRTIPVSNTYSGFAPVSASGQPNSAENLANNTVDLNYTATDGATLGGWKNYSGVIGSGFNPSGKNNRPNVTPGDKFVSEVGIQNNSNNDATSTVVIDTFDATYQRVRSSGNVANVIPGGTTKYASNGLTDAEELQNFSGQGVTWYEDPDDVPGGRAAINAVRWEFDLDAKDAHGLYINLYAKEDAPKDAYLRNFMSFASPDVTPPGGNPGDRVFDTGDSDKANGVQADYLTVTPAIARVNKQVIDIGGTITNPGDTTQFGQAGTPIRYLLTPTLTAATDSATRYPFTVEDTLPVGLSYAGNASAEPDEIVNNADGTTTLRWNYTGIEPNQTIDPIAFDGLVDPMSHSGRVLTNKVQVVSTADTSAANLRSKERAITTQASEGLAIVKTAPTAVVIAGDNVTWNVQYHNTSSEELTNIDIIDVFPYLGDGRGPASNFHGKLELNAISAPPGSKVLYTDEAPANISIDPNDASNQPGGSTTWSSSKPAGATAVRVVDVDGIGSGEMNQFEVSFTTVGSRQSDLWTNHAGARAEQLTLPVRSQDVPVTAVSGSIGDFVWYDKNHNGLQDSDEENAPGVIVKLNGHDDRDTKVNRSTTTDTHGKYSFDGLRPGKYTVSFIAPAGFGFTTQGVGNDPSINSVANTAGIADSIALEVTEKDGVIEAVESNLDQDAGLIEIGPVDPTDPVDPTEPTVPGEVTNPINPADSLHGTGSATSVANGPGGLASTGSQAPWFLALLAFGILIAGGVAVRLART
- a CDS encoding YafY family protein; translated protein: MKSDRLVAILLMLQRREQVTAAEVANELEVSERTARRDLDALGMAGIPIYSIQGRSGGWRLLGGGRTDLSGLTAGEARALFQAAGPAAAAQGADSEVKGALRKLVRALPETFRTQAEAAAASLIVDSQPWGAATAASAPPPFLDILQDAVIRGVQAQLRYVDSAGKESERTVHPLGLVAKGARWYLVTHTETGRRTFRLDRVKSVALSDAPVHRTEDFDLTTSWRDLTAEAERHRTVVEVHANCDPAGIGFLQAAVGDQLEIGPAARDGRVPVVIYAPSVYGIAGHLAGLVEWLEITSPHTVRTQLAVIGAGLTNRYTERPGDTPPESGVADRNHEGPPLASGAGPESGSGA
- a CDS encoding DUF998 domain-containing protein, with protein sequence MRLSGACLVLLALGMMWSARITFAGDTYVSGLGAHGEITASAFNTSLGMVAAGGALSAVGLWGLTSWRGRLGGLPLGATLLITSAMFAVAASVPCSTGCPLPLSQGAEIQDLIHTSAAVLGFALAGIAILQTLGIGRRYTLIAAPSIVLVILASVTGGLLSLAGSTTALGGWLELIAASAALFWLASVAVLTQFQAMDQRA